In the Clostridia bacterium genome, GGATGTGCTTGTTTTCGCAGCCCTCGCAGCACATGCCGGAAACGTCGCCTTTGATGTCGGCGATGAACGTAGGCACGCCCATTTCCGAGAACGATTCCGCTATGACCTTGAGTGTCACGGTCTTGCCGGTGCCGGTCGCGCCGGCGATGAGCCCGTGGCGGTTCGCCATGGACGGCTCGAGATAAACGCGTTCGCCGCCGGTGGCGAGCCAGATCTTTTCGTTGTCGTTCATATACATAGGTGATTCCTCCCGCATATAATTTTTTTATAATAATACAGATACATAATAACATATATTCACGCATATTTCAATACGTCAACGATTATAATTGCGTATTTTTCAAGTAATGTTTGAAAAGGTAAGGGAAATGTGGTAATATATAAACGTAACGATTCCGAAAAGGGAGTAATGCAGTTGAAAGTCAGAAAAGCCGTCATACCCGCCGCCGGCTACGGAACGCGTATGCTTCCCGCGACGAAGGCGATGCCCAAGGAAATGCTTCCGCTGGTGGACAAGCCCGCGATACAGTTCATCGCCGAGGAGGCCGCCGCCTCCGGCATCGAGGAGATACTGATAATAATCGGCGAACACAAGTATTCGATAATAGACCACTTTTCGCCCGCGCCTGAACTCGCGGACGCTATAGAGAAAAAACACCCCGACCTCGCGGAGCAGATAAGGAAGCTTTCGCGGCTCGCGAAGATAAGTTTCGTCAAGCAGCCGGAGGGCGTGCGCGGACTCGGCAGCGCGGTGCTCTGCGCGGAGGATTTCGCCGCGGGCGAGCCGGTCGCCGTCCTTTACGGCGACGACGTGATAGTCAGCGAAACGCCCGTTACCGCGCAGCTTATCGCGGCGTTTGAGCGGTACGG is a window encoding:
- a CDS encoding UTP--glucose-1-phosphate uridylyltransferase, translated to MQLKVRKAVIPAAGYGTRMLPATKAMPKEMLPLVDKPAIQFIAEEAAASGIEEILIIIGEHKYSIIDHFSPAPELADAIEKKHPDLAEQIRKLSRLAKISFVKQPEGVRGLGSAVLCAEDFAAGEPVAVLYGDDVIVSETPVTAQLIAAFERYGKGVVGVGRVPREDIVKYCTLAVAPLDEREYAVSDMIEKPRPEQILSEFAVLGRCVLPPEIFGILAQTPPGVNGERQLTDAMGTLARREGMIAVEYEGRRYDVGSKLSYAEAVVEAALAHPEIGADFRRFLEEKVN